One window of Homo sapiens chromosome 15 genomic patch of type FIX, GRCh38.p14 PATCHES HG2198_PATCH genomic DNA carries:
- the SEMA7A gene encoding semaphorin-7A isoform 1 preproprotein (isoform 1 preproprotein is encoded by transcript variant 1), with protein sequence MTPPPPGRAAPSAPRARVPGPPARLGLPLRLRLLLLLWAAAASAQGHLRSGPRIFAVWKGHVGQDRVDFGQTEPHTVLFHEPGSSSVWVGGRGKVYLFDFPEGKNASVRTVNIGSTKGSCLDKRDCENYITLLERRSEGLLACGTNARHPSCWNLVNGTVVPLGEMRGYAPFSPDENSLVLFEGDEVYSTIRKQEYNGKIPRFRRIRGESELYTSDTVMQNPQFIKATIVHQDQAYDDKIYYFFREDNPDKNPEAPLNVSRVAQLCRGDQGGESSLSVSKWNTFLKAMLVCSDAATNKNFNRLQDVFLLPDPSGQWRDTRVYGVFSNPWNYSAVCVYSLGDIDKVFRTSSLKGYHSSLPNPRPGKCLPDQQPIPTETFQVADRHPEVAQRVEPMGPLKTPLFHSKYHYQKVAVHRMQASHGETFHVLYLTTDRGTIHKVVEPGEQEHSFAFNIMEIQPFRRAAAIQTMSLDAERRKLYVSSQWEVSQVPLDLCEVYGGGCHGCLMSRDPYCGWDQGRCISIYSSERSVLQSINPAEPHKECPNPKPDKAPLQKVSLAPNSRYYLSCPMESRHATYSWRHKENVEQSCEPGHQSPNCILFIENLTAQQYGHYFCEAQEGSYFREAQHWQLLPEDGIMAEHLLGHACALAASLWLGVLPTLTLGLLVH encoded by the exons GCCATGTAGGGCAGGACCGGGTGGACTTTGGCCAGACTGAGCCGCACACGGTGCTTTTCCACGAGCCAGGCAGCTCCTCTGTGTGGGTGGGAGGACGTGGCAAGGTCTACCTCTTTGACTTCCCCGAGGGCAAGAACGCATCTGTGCGCACG gtgaaTATCGGCTCCACAAAGGGGTCCTGTCTGGATAAGCGG GACTGCGAGAACTACATCACTCTCCTGGAGAGGCGGAGTGAGGGGCTGCTGGCCTGTGGCACCAACGCCCGGCACCCCAGCTGCTGGAACCTG GTGAATGGCACTGTGGTGCCACTTGGCGAGATGAGAGGCTACGCCCCCTTCAGCCCGGACGAGAACTCCCTGGTTCTGTTTGAAG GGGACGAGGTGTATTCCACCATCCGGAAGCAGGAATACAATGGGAAGATCCCTCGGTTCCGCCGCATCCGGGGCGAGAGTGAGCTGTACACCAGTGATACTGTCATGCAGA ACCCACAGTTCATCAAAGCCACCATCGTGCACCAAGACCAGGCTTACGATGACAAGATCTACTACTTCTTCCGAGAGGACAATCCTGACAAGAATCCTGAGGCTCCTCTCAATGTGTCCCGTGTGGCCCAGTTGTGCAGG GGGGACCAGGGTGGGGAAAGTTCACTGTCAGTCTCCAAGTGGAACACTTTTCTGAAAGCCATGCTGGTATGCAGTGATGCTGCCACCAACAAGAACTTCAACAGGCTGCAAGACGTCTTCCTGCTCCCTGACCCCAGCGGCCAGTGGAGGGACACCAGGGTCTATGGTGTTTTCTCCAACCCCTG GAACTACTCAGCCGTCTGTGTGTATTCCCTCGGTGACATTGACAAGGTCTTCCGTACCTCCTCACTCAAGGGCTACCACTCAAGCCTTCCCAACCCGCGGCCTGGCAAG TGCCTCCCAGACCAGCAGCCGATACCCACAGAGACCTTCCAGGTGGCTGACCGTCACCCAGAGGTGGCGCAGAGGGTGGAGCCCATGGGGCCTCTGAAGACGCCATTGTTCCACTCTAAATACCACTACCAGAAAGTGGCCGTCCACCGCATGCAAGCCAGCCACGGGGAGACCTTTCATGTGCTTTACCTAACTACAG ACAGGGGCACTATCCACAAGGTGGTGGAACCGGGGGAGCAGGAGCACAGCTTCGCCTTCAACATCATGGAGATCCAGCCCTTCCGCCGCGCGGCTGCCATCCAGACCATGTCGCTGGATGCTGAGCGG AGGAAGCTGTATGTGAGCTCCCAGTGGGAGGTGAGCCAGGTGCCCCTGGACCTGTGTGAGGTCTATGGCGGGGGCTGCCACGGTTGCCTCATGTCCCGAGACCCCTACTGCGGCTGGGACCAAGGCCGCTGCATCTCCATCTACAGCTCCGAACG GTCAGTGCTGCAATCCATTAATCCAGCCGAGCCACACAAGGAGTGTCCCAACCCCAAACCAG ACAAGGCCCCACTGCAGAAGGTTTCCCTGGCCCCAAACTCTCGCTACTACCTGAGCTGCCCCATGGAATCCCGCCACGCCACCTACTCATGGCGCCACAAGGAGAACGTGGAGCAGAGCTGCGAACCTGGTCACCAGAGCCCCAACTGCATCCTGTTCATCGAGAACCTCACGGCGCAGCAGTACGGCCACTACTTCTGCGAGGCCCAGGAGGGCTCCTACTTCCGCGAGGCTCAGCACTGGCAGCTGCTGCCCGAGGACGGCATCATGGCCGAGCACCTGCTGGGTCATGCCTGTGCCCTGGCCGCCTCCCTCTGGCTGGGGGTGCTGCCCACACTCACTCTTGGCTTGCTGGTCCACTAG
- the SEMA7A gene encoding semaphorin-7A isoform 2 (isoform 2 is encoded by transcript variant 2), which yields MTPPPPGRAAPSAPRARVPGPPARLGLPLRLRLLLLLWAAAASAQGHLRSGPRIFAVWKGHVGQDRVDFGQTEPHTVLFHEPGSSSVWVGGRGKVYLFDFPEGKNASVRTDCENYITLLERRSEGLLACGTNARHPSCWNLVNGTVVPLGEMRGYAPFSPDENSLVLFEGDEVYSTIRKQEYNGKIPRFRRIRGESELYTSDTVMQNPQFIKATIVHQDQAYDDKIYYFFREDNPDKNPEAPLNVSRVAQLCRGDQGGESSLSVSKWNTFLKAMLVCSDAATNKNFNRLQDVFLLPDPSGQWRDTRVYGVFSNPWNYSAVCVYSLGDIDKVFRTSSLKGYHSSLPNPRPGKCLPDQQPIPTETFQVADRHPEVAQRVEPMGPLKTPLFHSKYHYQKVAVHRMQASHGETFHVLYLTTDRGTIHKVVEPGEQEHSFAFNIMEIQPFRRAAAIQTMSLDAERRKLYVSSQWEVSQVPLDLCEVYGGGCHGCLMSRDPYCGWDQGRCISIYSSERSVLQSINPAEPHKECPNPKPDKAPLQKVSLAPNSRYYLSCPMESRHATYSWRHKENVEQSCEPGHQSPNCILFIENLTAQQYGHYFCEAQEGSYFREAQHWQLLPEDGIMAEHLLGHACALAASLWLGVLPTLTLGLLVH from the exons GCCATGTAGGGCAGGACCGGGTGGACTTTGGCCAGACTGAGCCGCACACGGTGCTTTTCCACGAGCCAGGCAGCTCCTCTGTGTGGGTGGGAGGACGTGGCAAGGTCTACCTCTTTGACTTCCCCGAGGGCAAGAACGCATCTGTGCGCACG GACTGCGAGAACTACATCACTCTCCTGGAGAGGCGGAGTGAGGGGCTGCTGGCCTGTGGCACCAACGCCCGGCACCCCAGCTGCTGGAACCTG GTGAATGGCACTGTGGTGCCACTTGGCGAGATGAGAGGCTACGCCCCCTTCAGCCCGGACGAGAACTCCCTGGTTCTGTTTGAAG GGGACGAGGTGTATTCCACCATCCGGAAGCAGGAATACAATGGGAAGATCCCTCGGTTCCGCCGCATCCGGGGCGAGAGTGAGCTGTACACCAGTGATACTGTCATGCAGA ACCCACAGTTCATCAAAGCCACCATCGTGCACCAAGACCAGGCTTACGATGACAAGATCTACTACTTCTTCCGAGAGGACAATCCTGACAAGAATCCTGAGGCTCCTCTCAATGTGTCCCGTGTGGCCCAGTTGTGCAGG GGGGACCAGGGTGGGGAAAGTTCACTGTCAGTCTCCAAGTGGAACACTTTTCTGAAAGCCATGCTGGTATGCAGTGATGCTGCCACCAACAAGAACTTCAACAGGCTGCAAGACGTCTTCCTGCTCCCTGACCCCAGCGGCCAGTGGAGGGACACCAGGGTCTATGGTGTTTTCTCCAACCCCTG GAACTACTCAGCCGTCTGTGTGTATTCCCTCGGTGACATTGACAAGGTCTTCCGTACCTCCTCACTCAAGGGCTACCACTCAAGCCTTCCCAACCCGCGGCCTGGCAAG TGCCTCCCAGACCAGCAGCCGATACCCACAGAGACCTTCCAGGTGGCTGACCGTCACCCAGAGGTGGCGCAGAGGGTGGAGCCCATGGGGCCTCTGAAGACGCCATTGTTCCACTCTAAATACCACTACCAGAAAGTGGCCGTCCACCGCATGCAAGCCAGCCACGGGGAGACCTTTCATGTGCTTTACCTAACTACAG ACAGGGGCACTATCCACAAGGTGGTGGAACCGGGGGAGCAGGAGCACAGCTTCGCCTTCAACATCATGGAGATCCAGCCCTTCCGCCGCGCGGCTGCCATCCAGACCATGTCGCTGGATGCTGAGCGG AGGAAGCTGTATGTGAGCTCCCAGTGGGAGGTGAGCCAGGTGCCCCTGGACCTGTGTGAGGTCTATGGCGGGGGCTGCCACGGTTGCCTCATGTCCCGAGACCCCTACTGCGGCTGGGACCAAGGCCGCTGCATCTCCATCTACAGCTCCGAACG GTCAGTGCTGCAATCCATTAATCCAGCCGAGCCACACAAGGAGTGTCCCAACCCCAAACCAG ACAAGGCCCCACTGCAGAAGGTTTCCCTGGCCCCAAACTCTCGCTACTACCTGAGCTGCCCCATGGAATCCCGCCACGCCACCTACTCATGGCGCCACAAGGAGAACGTGGAGCAGAGCTGCGAACCTGGTCACCAGAGCCCCAACTGCATCCTGTTCATCGAGAACCTCACGGCGCAGCAGTACGGCCACTACTTCTGCGAGGCCCAGGAGGGCTCCTACTTCCGCGAGGCTCAGCACTGGCAGCTGCTGCCCGAGGACGGCATCATGGCCGAGCACCTGCTGGGTCATGCCTGTGCCCTGGCCGCCTCCCTCTGGCTGGGGGTGCTGCCCACACTCACTCTTGGCTTGCTGGTCCACTAG
- the SEMA7A gene encoding semaphorin-7A isoform 3 (isoform 3 is encoded by transcript variant 3) — translation MRGYAPFSPDENSLVLFEGDEVYSTIRKQEYNGKIPRFRRIRGESELYTSDTVMQNPQFIKATIVHQDQAYDDKIYYFFREDNPDKNPEAPLNVSRVAQLCRGDQGGESSLSVSKWNTFLKAMLVCSDAATNKNFNRLQDVFLLPDPSGQWRDTRVYGVFSNPWNYSAVCVYSLGDIDKVFRTSSLKGYHSSLPNPRPGKCLPDQQPIPTETFQVADRHPEVAQRVEPMGPLKTPLFHSKYHYQKVAVHRMQASHGETFHVLYLTTDRGTIHKVVEPGEQEHSFAFNIMEIQPFRRAAAIQTMSLDAERRKLYVSSQWEVSQVPLDLCEVYGGGCHGCLMSRDPYCGWDQGRCISIYSSERSVLQSINPAEPHKECPNPKPDKAPLQKVSLAPNSRYYLSCPMESRHATYSWRHKENVEQSCEPGHQSPNCILFIENLTAQQYGHYFCEAQEGSYFREAQHWQLLPEDGIMAEHLLGHACALAASLWLGVLPTLTLGLLVH, via the exons ATGAGAGGCTACGCCCCCTTCAGCCCGGACGAGAACTCCCTGGTTCTGTTTGAAG GGGACGAGGTGTATTCCACCATCCGGAAGCAGGAATACAATGGGAAGATCCCTCGGTTCCGCCGCATCCGGGGCGAGAGTGAGCTGTACACCAGTGATACTGTCATGCAGA ACCCACAGTTCATCAAAGCCACCATCGTGCACCAAGACCAGGCTTACGATGACAAGATCTACTACTTCTTCCGAGAGGACAATCCTGACAAGAATCCTGAGGCTCCTCTCAATGTGTCCCGTGTGGCCCAGTTGTGCAGG GGGGACCAGGGTGGGGAAAGTTCACTGTCAGTCTCCAAGTGGAACACTTTTCTGAAAGCCATGCTGGTATGCAGTGATGCTGCCACCAACAAGAACTTCAACAGGCTGCAAGACGTCTTCCTGCTCCCTGACCCCAGCGGCCAGTGGAGGGACACCAGGGTCTATGGTGTTTTCTCCAACCCCTG GAACTACTCAGCCGTCTGTGTGTATTCCCTCGGTGACATTGACAAGGTCTTCCGTACCTCCTCACTCAAGGGCTACCACTCAAGCCTTCCCAACCCGCGGCCTGGCAAG TGCCTCCCAGACCAGCAGCCGATACCCACAGAGACCTTCCAGGTGGCTGACCGTCACCCAGAGGTGGCGCAGAGGGTGGAGCCCATGGGGCCTCTGAAGACGCCATTGTTCCACTCTAAATACCACTACCAGAAAGTGGCCGTCCACCGCATGCAAGCCAGCCACGGGGAGACCTTTCATGTGCTTTACCTAACTACAG ACAGGGGCACTATCCACAAGGTGGTGGAACCGGGGGAGCAGGAGCACAGCTTCGCCTTCAACATCATGGAGATCCAGCCCTTCCGCCGCGCGGCTGCCATCCAGACCATGTCGCTGGATGCTGAGCGG AGGAAGCTGTATGTGAGCTCCCAGTGGGAGGTGAGCCAGGTGCCCCTGGACCTGTGTGAGGTCTATGGCGGGGGCTGCCACGGTTGCCTCATGTCCCGAGACCCCTACTGCGGCTGGGACCAAGGCCGCTGCATCTCCATCTACAGCTCCGAACG GTCAGTGCTGCAATCCATTAATCCAGCCGAGCCACACAAGGAGTGTCCCAACCCCAAACCAG ACAAGGCCCCACTGCAGAAGGTTTCCCTGGCCCCAAACTCTCGCTACTACCTGAGCTGCCCCATGGAATCCCGCCACGCCACCTACTCATGGCGCCACAAGGAGAACGTGGAGCAGAGCTGCGAACCTGGTCACCAGAGCCCCAACTGCATCCTGTTCATCGAGAACCTCACGGCGCAGCAGTACGGCCACTACTTCTGCGAGGCCCAGGAGGGCTCCTACTTCCGCGAGGCTCAGCACTGGCAGCTGCTGCCCGAGGACGGCATCATGGCCGAGCACCTGCTGGGTCATGCCTGTGCCCTGGCCGCCTCCCTCTGGCTGGGGGTGCTGCCCACACTCACTCTTGGCTTGCTGGTCCACTAG
- the SEMA7A gene encoding semaphorin-7A isoform X1, whose amino-acid sequence MLTSGGDLAMKGCFLKNEGHVGQDRVDFGQTEPHTVLFHEPGSSSVWVGGRGKVYLFDFPEGKNASVRTVNIGSTKGSCLDKRDCENYITLLERRSEGLLACGTNARHPSCWNLVNGTVVPLGEMRGYAPFSPDENSLVLFEGDEVYSTIRKQEYNGKIPRFRRIRGESELYTSDTVMQNPQFIKATIVHQDQAYDDKIYYFFREDNPDKNPEAPLNVSRVAQLCRGDQGGESSLSVSKWNTFLKAMLVCSDAATNKNFNRLQDVFLLPDPSGQWRDTRVYGVFSNPWNYSAVCVYSLGDIDKVFRTSSLKGYHSSLPNPRPGKCLPDQQPIPTETFQVADRHPEVAQRVEPMGPLKTPLFHSKYHYQKVAVHRMQASHGETFHVLYLTTDRGTIHKVVEPGEQEHSFAFNIMEIQPFRRAAAIQTMSLDAERRKLYVSSQWEVSQVPLDLCEVYGGGCHGCLMSRDPYCGWDQGRCISIYSSERSVLQSINPAEPHKECPNPKPDKAPLQKVSLAPNSRYYLSCPMESRHATYSWRHKENVEQSCEPGHQSPNCILFIENLTAQQYGHYFCEAQEGSYFREAQHWQLLPEDGIMAEHLLGHACALAASLWLGVLPTLTLGLLVH is encoded by the exons ATGCTCACTTCCGGGGGTGACCTGGCCATGAAGGGATGTTTCTTAAAGAATgaag GCCATGTAGGGCAGGACCGGGTGGACTTTGGCCAGACTGAGCCGCACACGGTGCTTTTCCACGAGCCAGGCAGCTCCTCTGTGTGGGTGGGAGGACGTGGCAAGGTCTACCTCTTTGACTTCCCCGAGGGCAAGAACGCATCTGTGCGCACG gtgaaTATCGGCTCCACAAAGGGGTCCTGTCTGGATAAGCGG GACTGCGAGAACTACATCACTCTCCTGGAGAGGCGGAGTGAGGGGCTGCTGGCCTGTGGCACCAACGCCCGGCACCCCAGCTGCTGGAACCTG GTGAATGGCACTGTGGTGCCACTTGGCGAGATGAGAGGCTACGCCCCCTTCAGCCCGGACGAGAACTCCCTGGTTCTGTTTGAAG GGGACGAGGTGTATTCCACCATCCGGAAGCAGGAATACAATGGGAAGATCCCTCGGTTCCGCCGCATCCGGGGCGAGAGTGAGCTGTACACCAGTGATACTGTCATGCAGA ACCCACAGTTCATCAAAGCCACCATCGTGCACCAAGACCAGGCTTACGATGACAAGATCTACTACTTCTTCCGAGAGGACAATCCTGACAAGAATCCTGAGGCTCCTCTCAATGTGTCCCGTGTGGCCCAGTTGTGCAGG GGGGACCAGGGTGGGGAAAGTTCACTGTCAGTCTCCAAGTGGAACACTTTTCTGAAAGCCATGCTGGTATGCAGTGATGCTGCCACCAACAAGAACTTCAACAGGCTGCAAGACGTCTTCCTGCTCCCTGACCCCAGCGGCCAGTGGAGGGACACCAGGGTCTATGGTGTTTTCTCCAACCCCTG GAACTACTCAGCCGTCTGTGTGTATTCCCTCGGTGACATTGACAAGGTCTTCCGTACCTCCTCACTCAAGGGCTACCACTCAAGCCTTCCCAACCCGCGGCCTGGCAAG TGCCTCCCAGACCAGCAGCCGATACCCACAGAGACCTTCCAGGTGGCTGACCGTCACCCAGAGGTGGCGCAGAGGGTGGAGCCCATGGGGCCTCTGAAGACGCCATTGTTCCACTCTAAATACCACTACCAGAAAGTGGCCGTCCACCGCATGCAAGCCAGCCACGGGGAGACCTTTCATGTGCTTTACCTAACTACAG ACAGGGGCACTATCCACAAGGTGGTGGAACCGGGGGAGCAGGAGCACAGCTTCGCCTTCAACATCATGGAGATCCAGCCCTTCCGCCGCGCGGCTGCCATCCAGACCATGTCGCTGGATGCTGAGCGG AGGAAGCTGTATGTGAGCTCCCAGTGGGAGGTGAGCCAGGTGCCCCTGGACCTGTGTGAGGTCTATGGCGGGGGCTGCCACGGTTGCCTCATGTCCCGAGACCCCTACTGCGGCTGGGACCAAGGCCGCTGCATCTCCATCTACAGCTCCGAACG GTCAGTGCTGCAATCCATTAATCCAGCCGAGCCACACAAGGAGTGTCCCAACCCCAAACCAG ACAAGGCCCCACTGCAGAAGGTTTCCCTGGCCCCAAACTCTCGCTACTACCTGAGCTGCCCCATGGAATCCCGCCACGCCACCTACTCATGGCGCCACAAGGAGAACGTGGAGCAGAGCTGCGAACCTGGTCACCAGAGCCCCAACTGCATCCTGTTCATCGAGAACCTCACGGCGCAGCAGTACGGCCACTACTTCTGCGAGGCCCAGGAGGGCTCCTACTTCCGCGAGGCTCAGCACTGGCAGCTGCTGCCCGAGGACGGCATCATGGCCGAGCACCTGCTGGGTCATGCCTGTGCCCTGGCCGCCTCCCTCTGGCTGGGGGTGCTGCCCACACTCACTCTTGGCTTGCTGGTCCACTAG